The sequence GACGAGCTGCACGCGCTCGGCATCGACACCCGCATCGGGATCGCCGCCACCGGCATCCAGCCGGGCGCCGGGCACGACCTGGTCGCCCTCGGTGATGGCACGCAGCTGCCCGCAGAGCTGATCGTGCTCTCGGTCGGCGTGCGACCCGACACCACTGCGTTCGAGGCCGCAGGGGTGAGGTGCGAGCGGAGCGCGATCGTGGTGGACGAGCACGGCCGCACCTCCGTTCCCGGCATCTGGGCCGTGGGCGATGCGACGGTGAGCACCGACGCCGTCACCGGAGACCGCCGCCCCGTCGCCCTGGCGGGACCAGCGAACCGTGCGGGGCGGCTCGTGGCCGACGACATCCTCCGACCCGGCACCGCCCGGCCGATCCCGCACCCGGTGGGCACCGCGATCGTGCGCATCGGCTCGTTGACGGCTGCGCTCACGGGTGCGAACCGCGCTGCGCTCGATGCCGCCGGCAGCGTCTACCGGACGATCCATCTGCACCCGAACCAGCACGCCGGGTACTTCCCCGGAGCGAGCCAGCTCCACCTGATCGTCCACTTCCGCGAATCGGACGGGCTGCTGCTCGGCGCACAGGCGGTCGGTGCGCAAGGGGTGGACAAGCGCATCGACGTGCTCGCCACCGCCATTCGCGCAGGAATGACCGTAGAAGACCTGATCGATCTGGATCTGGCCTATTCGCCGCCCTACGGACAGGCCAAGGACCCGGTGAACCTCGCCGGGATGCTCGGGGAGAACGTCCGCACCGGAACGCTCGCACTCTGGTACGCGCAGGACGTGGACCGGATCCTCGCGGAAGCGTTCGTCCTCGACACGCGCAGCCGGGCGGAGTTCGCCACCGGGCATCTGCCCGGCGCGCTGAACATCCCTCATACCGAGCTGCGCGAACGTCTCGGCGAGGTCCGCACCGCGTCCGAAGGGCGTCCTGTCCGCGTGATGTGCGCCTCCGGAGTGCGCTCGGCGATCGCGCACCGCGTCCTGGCACAGGCGGGGTTCGATTCCGCCTCCCTGTCCGGGGGCATCCTCACCCTCCAGGCCGCGCTCGCAGACCGCGCCGCCGAGCTCCTCCGATTCGACGAGGCGATGCAGCATGCCTGAGCCCCGCCGGCACATCGACATCACCGGACCGTCCCCGACCGAGAGGAACCCCATGCGCACGACCGACCCCGAGGTGCAGCGTCGCATCGTGCACCGACTGCGCCGCGCCCGCGGCCAGCTCGATGCCGTCATCAACGCGGTCGAGCAGGAGAAGCCCTGTCGTGACATCGTCACCCAGCTCGCCGCCGTCTCCAGCGCCCTCGACCGCGCCGGCTTCGCGATCGTGTCCACCGCGATGAAGGACTGCCTCAGCGACCCCGACGCCGCCCTCGCCGAAGACGGCATCACCACCGAAGAGCTCGAGAAGCTCTTCATGATGCTCGCCTGACCCCGCCCGCAGACAAGACACCGAGGAGAACGCCTATGTGCCAGCAAGTCACCTGCTCACGCTGCGGCCGACCGACATGGACCGGGTGCGGTCAGCACATCGAGGTCGCACTCGCCGGAGTGCCCGAGGCCGACCGCTGCCACTGCCCGGCCGTCTGACCGTGGGCTCGGCACGACCTGCAAGGCCTGCGCTGGGACCACCTGGACCGGTTTCGGTCAGCACATCGGCCAGGTCGGTCCCCGTCGGCGGGGAGGGCGATGCGCGGTAGGTTGTATCCGTGAACGCCAGCCCCGCAGACCAGCGCCGCCTCGTCGAGGTGGCCCAGCTCGACGCCCGGATCCGTCACGCCGACAACGCCCGCAAGAACCCGCCGCAGGCGAGCCGCGTTCAGGAGCTGCTGTCCCGCCGTCAGGAGCTGTCGCGCGAGCTGTCGACGCGGCTGGGCGTGCGTGATGACCTCCGTGCGGAGCTCGCGCGAATCGAGTCCGACGTCGTCGTGGTCGACGCGCGCGCCGCCCGCGACACCGAGCGCCTCGCCGCGTCGAGCAACTCGAAGCAGGCTCAAGGCTTCGAGAGCGAGCTCGCGGCTCTCGCCCGGCGCAAGAGCGATCTGGAAGACGCCGAGCTGGCGGTGATGGAGCGCCTGGAGGCTGCCGATGCCGCGGTGGCGGAGCAGGAGGCGCTGATCGCGGCCACGAACGCCGAGGGATCCGAGCTGAGCGCCGAGGGAAAGCGTGCCGTCGCCGAGGCGACCGCCGCCTTCGACGCGGCGACGCGTGACCGCGCGGCGATCGCCGGGACCGTGCCCGCCGACCTGCTTGCGCTGTACGAGAGGGTCGCGGCGCGCAGCGCGGGCGCGGCGCTGCTGCGCCGCCGCACGTGCGAGGGCTGTCACATGGTGCTCTCGGGCACCGACCTCAACGCGCTGCGGCAGACACCCGAGGATGAGGTCGTCACGTGCCCCGAGTGCGGCTGCATCCTGGTGCGCGACGAGGAGTCCGGGCTGTGACACGAAGTGGACTCGGCTGACACGCCGGCCTGGATCGTCCTCGGCCGGGCGGATGACACCACCGTCGCGGCACTTCTCGACCCGACAGGCCGGGAGTACGCGCGTGAGCAGTTCGCGGCATCCGTCGAGGCCGAGTGGATCGCGCAGGCGGAAGCGCGGTTCGCGCCGCGCTGGGTGTGGCACGACACGCCCCGGTGGTACCCGTCCCTGCTCGACCGCGGCATCCGCGTGGCGCGCTGCCACGACCTGAGGCTCTGTCACGCGATCCTGCGCTCGTCGATGCTCGTCGATCCTGGGGCGGAGGTCCGCCACGCGAGCGGATGGGATGCCGCGCCCGCGGTCGACAGCGCCGGCACGGCGCCCGCCCTGTTCACTCTGGACGACGCGTCGATCCCGAGCGGGCCGCCTTCCGATGCCGATGCCGCGATCGCGGAGTTCGCGCGGCAGCGTCAGGCGATCGCCGGCAGCACCGATCACGGCAGGCTCCGTCTGCTCACGGCGGCGGAATCCGCCGGCGCGCTGGTCGCGGCGGAGATGCGTGCGGCCGGCCTGCCGTGGGATGTCGCCGAGCACGATCGCATCCTGGTCGAGAGCCTCGGCGAGCGCAGCCCGAGCGGTGGGCAGCCTGCGAAGCTCGCCGCGGCGGCCGCGCGCGTCCGGGACGCGCTCGGAGATCCGGCCGCGAGCCTCGACTCGCAGCCGAAGCTCCTGCGGGCGCTGCACCGGGTCGGTGTGCTGGTGGATTCCACGAGCCGATGGGAACTGGCTCAGCAGCGGCACCCCGTCGTCGAACCGCTCCTGGAGTACAAGAAGCTCGCGCGGCTGCTGTCGGCGAACGGCTGGTCATGGGTCGACGAGTGGGTCACCGGGGGGCGCTTCCGGCCGGTGTACGTGCCCGGGGGCGTCGTGACAGGCCGATGGGCGTCGTCCGGCGGCGGTGCGCTGCAGCTTCCCCGGCAGCTGCGCGAGGCGGTCCGCGCTGATCCCGGCTGGCGTCTGGTGGTGGCCGACGTCGCGCAACTCGAGCCCCGCGTGCTCGCCGCGATGGCGGGCGACCTGTCCCTCGCGGCGGCGGCGCGAGGTCGCGACCTGTACGCCGGCATCGTCGAAAGCGGCACGGTCGCGACACGGTCCGAGGCCAAGATCGCGATGCTCGGAGCGATGTACGGCGCGACGACGGGGGAGTCCGGCCGGCTCGTGCCGCGTCTGCGCCGCGCCTACCCGAAGGCGATGGGCCTGGTCGACGATGCGGCCCGCGTCGGCGAGGATGGCGGGCTGGTCTCGACGTGGCTCGGCCGCACCTCGCCGCCGCCGTCCTCGACCTGGTCGGACGCGCAGTCGCGCGCGACCGAGGCCGAGGCATCCGGGGCCGACGAGACCCGCGCCCGTCGCTGGGCACGCGACCGCGGCCGGTTCACGCGCAACTTCGTGGTGCAGGGCACCGCCGCCGAGTGGGCGCTCGCGTGGCTCGCCGACCTGCGCACGCGTCTGTCGGCGATCGCGCCGGTCGCCGCGGAGGCGAGCGCGCCGTCGTCGGGCCCGGCGTTCGCCCGGCGCCCGCATATCGCGTTCTTCCTGCACGACGAGGTCATCGTCCACACTCCGGTCGAGCACGCCGAGGCCGCCGCCCAGGCGGTGACGGATGCCGCGAGCACCGCCGGGCGGATCCTCTTCGGCGAGTTCCCGATCGACTTCCCGCTCGACGTGCGCGTCGCCGACACCGCGCTCAAGGACTGAGCAGCTCGGAGGCCGCATCCAGGCCGCGACGATAGACTCGCACCCGCGAATGGGTCGGCTGGACGGTCGCGTCGCGGGCGGTTCGCCGCCCCGCGCCGAGGAACGTCCGGGCTCCACAGGGCAGGGCGGTGGGTAACACCCACCCGGAGCGATCCGCGAGACAGTGCCACAGAGAGCAGACCGCCGGGACGCGAGTCCCGGTAAGGGTGAAAGGGTGGTGTAAGAGACCACCGGGGTCGCGGTGACGCGGCCCGCAAGGTAAACCTCGCCCGGAGCAAGGCCAGACAGGGGATGACGACGCGGCCCGCCGAGTCCCCGGGTAGGCCGCTGGAGCGGCACGGCAACGTGTCGCCGAGAGAGATGACCGTCCACGGGGCTTCGCCCCCGGACAGAACCCGGCGTACAGGCCGGCCCATTCGCGCTCTCGTCGGCCCCGGCGCCGAGGCGTCAGTCGCGCGCGAGCGCCGCCGCCCCGATGATGCCGGCATTGTTGCGATGCACCGCCGGCACGATCGGAGTCTTGAGATCGAGCAGGTGCAGGAACTGGTCCGAGTGCTTCGACACTCCGCCGCCGACGACGAACAGGTCGGGGCTGAAGAGGAACTCGATGTGGCTGTAGTACCACTGCAGGCGCTTGGCCCACTGCTGCCACGTCAGGTCGTCGCGCTCCATGGCCGAGTACGCGGCGTAGGCCTCGGCATCCCTCCCGTGCTTCGCACGCTGCACGTGCCCGAGCTCGGAGTTGGGCACCAGGACTCCGTTGTACAGCAGTGCCGAGCCGATGCCGGTGCCGAGGGTCGTGAGGATGGTCAGGCCCGGCTGGCCCTTCGCCGCGCCGTATCGCACCTCGGCGACGCCGGCGACATCGGCGTCGTTGGCGAAGTGGATGTCGCGTCCGAGGCCGTCCTCGAAGAACTTCTCGGCCTCGAAGTCGATCCAGTCGTCCGAGACGTTCGCCGCAGACAGCGTGCGGCCGTTCTTCACGATCGCCGGGAACGCGACGCCCAGCGGCACCGACGCGTCGTCCTCGACGCCGAGGGTCGAGAGCACCTCGGTCACGGCGGCGAGCACATCGGGCGGATGTGCACCCGCGGGCGTCGCGACCTTCACGCGATCGCTCACGAGCTCGCCGCGCTCGAGGTCCACGATGCCCGCCTTGATGCCGGTTCCGCCGATGTCCACGCCTACCGCGCGCGCTGCCTCAGATGCCATGGCCACAGCCTAGCCAGGCGGCCGCACGCGGTCGGAAGCGGGTCGACGCCGACGCGGCGCGGATCAGTAGGATCGTGCTGACGGCGGCGGTGCCCGCGATCGGGAGGAGTGCAGGATGAGCGGTGACAGCGAGAAGTACTGGTACAACCTCAAGACCGGGGACGTCGAGAAGGGGTACGAATCGCCCTCCGTCGATCGCGCGGGTCCCTTCGAAACGCCGGAGGAGGCCGCCCGCGCCCCCGAGATCATGCGCGAGCGCTCCCGCGCGTGGGCCGAGGACGAAGCGCGCGACGACTCGTGGGGGGATGGCGAGTCCGGCAAGTCGACCCGCGACCAGTAGTCTGGCATCGGCCGCGATCGGCCCGGCGGTGCAGGCACCGGAGAGGATGCGATGGACAAGCAGCGTGACTTCGTTCTGAGGACCATCGAGGAGCGGGGCGTGAAGTTCGTCCGGCTGTGGTTCACCGATGTGATCGGAACGCTCAAGTCGGTCGCCATCGCGCCCGCAGAGGTCGAGGGCGCCTTCAGCGAGGGCCTCGGTTTCGACGGATCCGCGATCGAGGGGCTCACGCGCTCGTACGAGTCGGATCTGCTCGCGCATCCCGACCCCACCACGTTCCAGATCCTGCCCTGGCGCGGCGAGATCGACCCCACGGCCCGCATGTTCTGCGACATCACGACGCCCGACGGTCAGCCGGCCGTCGCCGACCCGCGGCACGTGCTCAAGCGCACGCTCGCGAAGGCGGCGGACTCCGGGTTCACTTTCTACACGCACCCCGAGATCGAGTTCTACCTGCTGAAGTCGTCGGCGTTTGGCGCCGAGGGGCCGGAGCCCGTCGATTCCGCCGGCTACTTCGACAACGTGCCGGGAGGCACTGCGCACGACTTCCGCCGCCGCTCGGTGCGCATGCTCGAAGACCTGGGGATCTCGGTCGAGTTCAGCCACCACGAGGGCGGCCCGGGCCAGAACGAGATCGACCTGCGCTACGCCGATGCACTGGCGACCGCCGACAACATCATGACGTTCCGCACCGTCATCAAGGAGGTCGCGATCGAGCAGGGCGTCTACGCGACGTTCATGCCGAAGCCGATGACCGGCAAGCCCGGCAGCGGCATGCACACGCACATGTCGCTGTTCGAAGGAGACATGAACGCGTTCTACGAGGAGGGCGCCCAGTACCAGCTCTCCAAGGTCGGGCGCCAGTTCATCGCCGGCCTGCTCCGCCACGCCAACGAGATCTCGGCGGTGACGAACCAGTTCGTCAACTCCTACAAGCGGCTGTGGGGCGGAGACGAGGCCCCGAGCTTCATCTGCTGGGGTCACAACAATCGCTCCGCGCTCGTGCGAGTGCCGCTGTACAAGCCCAACAAGGGCCAGTCCTCGCGCGTGGAGTACCGTGCACTGGACTCCGCCGCGAACCCGTACCTGTCGTTCGCTCTCATGCTCGCAGCCGGTCTGAAGGGCATCGAGGGCGAGTACGAGCTGCCCCCCGAGGCGGAAGACAACGTGTGGTCGCTGACGGATGCCGAGCGTCGCGCGCTCGGCTACGCGCCGCTGCCGGCGAGCCTCGATCACGCGCTGGAGTACATGGAGGAGTCCGAGCTCGTCGCCGAGACGCTGGGCGAGCAGGTCTTCAACTACGTGCTGCTGAACAAGCGCCGCGAGTGGCAGGAGTACCGATCGCAGGTGACGCACTTCGAGCTCAAGAGCAACCTCGAGATGCTCTGACCTCGTCGCGCGAATGTCTGCGAGCGAACGATCGGGCTCTCTGACGCCGCTGGCGCGGCTGGGGTTCGGCCGCCTCACCGAGGCCGAGGCGCTCCTGGCTGAGCTGCACGATGCCGCCGGGATCCCGCGGGAGCGGGCTCTGGACGGCGCCGCCGGCGCGGCGGACCCCGACGAGGCGCTGCACGCGGTCACACGGCTCGCGCGCCGCGACGCCGGGGCCGTCCGGCAGGCCGCCGGGCACGATCGCGCGTGGCGCGTGCTGTGGGCGCTGCTGGGCGCGTCGACGGGCTTCGGCGAGTTCTTCCTGCGGCATCCCGCCGAGCTCGCAGAGCTCGCCGATGCGGGGGACGTGCTGCCGACGGATGCCGAGATGCGCGCATCGCTGCTGGATGCCGTCGGTGCCGTCGAGGGATTCGCCGACGACGGCGGTGAGACGGCATGGGTGGCGCTTCGTGCCCGCTATCGCCGGATCCTCGCCCGCATCGCCGCCTACGACCTGCTGAGCGCGTCTCCGGTGGACGAGATCGCGGCCGTCTCGGCCGCCCTCGCTGATGCCGCGGGCGCCGCGCTGGAGGCCTCCCTCGCCGTCGCCCGCACCCGTGTCTCGCGCGGCGCCGCCGGAGCCGGCCTGTTCCCGCGGGAGGACGTGGCGCGCACCCGGCTCGCGATCATCGGCATGGGCAAGACCGGCGCGCGTGAGCTGAACTACGTCAGCGACGTGGACGTGATCTACGTCGCCGGAGCCGACGATGCCGTGATCGACGAGCTGGGGGAGAGCCGCGTCGTCGACATCGCCACCCGGCTCGCCGTCCAGACGATGCGCGGCATCTCCGAGATCGAGGTCGAGCCGCCGCTGTGGGAGGTCGACGCGAACCTGCGCCCCGAGGGCAAGCAGGGCGCCCTGGTGCGCACCCTCGACTCGCACCTGGCGTACTACGAGCGGTGGGCGAAGAGCTGGGAGTTCCAGGCTCTGCTCAAGGCACGCCCGATCGCAGGCGACCCCGCGCTCGCGCAGGCCTATCTCGACGCGGTGCAGCCGAAGGTGTGGACCAGCGCGGCGCGCGAGAACTTCGTCGACAGCGTGCAGCGGATGCGGGAACGCGTCACCGAGCACATCCCCGCGGACGACGTGCCGTACCAGATCAAGCTCGGCCCGGGCGGGATCCGCGACATCGAGTTCACCGTGCAGCTGCTCCAGCTCGTGCACGGACTCACCGACGACCGCATCCGGCAGCGGGGAACGCTCGAGGCTCTGGACGCGCTCGTCGACCAGGGGTACATCGGCCGTGCCGAGGCATCCGCATTCTCGCGCGACTACCGTGTGCTGCGTCTGCTCGAGCATCGCGTGCAGCTGCGTCGCCTGCGTCGCACGCACCTCATGCCGGCGCGCCCCGAAGACCTGCGCGTGCTCGCGCGGGCTTCCGGACTCGCCGACACCGGCGACGGTGTGTGGCAGCTGTGGGAGTCCGTCAAACGCGAGGTGCGCGACATCCATGTGCGGCTCTTCTACCGGCCGCTGCTGTCGGCGGTGGCGGCGCTTCCGGCCGACGAACGACTGCTCTCGCCTCAGCAGGCGCATGACCGGCTGGCCGCGATCGGCTTCGCCGACCCCGCCGGCGCGCTGCGGCACATCGCGGCGCTCACCAGCGGGCTGAGCCGGAAGGCGACGATCCAGCGGCATCTGATGCCGGTCATGATCCGGTGGTTCGCCGACGGCGTCGATCCGGACTACGGTCTCATCGCGTTCCGGCGGCTGAGTGAGCGCCTCGGCGACACGCACTGGTTCCTGCGGATGCTGCGCGACTCGTCCGGCGCCGCCGAGAGCCTCTCGCGCGTGCTCGCCGGATCGCGGTACGTGGGCGAGCTGATGGAGTGGATCCCCGAGTCCGCCGCGTGGCTCGACGATCCCGACCTGCTGCGGCCGCGCTCCGGCGTGGCGCTGCAGGACGAGGCGCGCGCCATCCAGACCCGCCATGACACCACGATCGACGCGATGCGCGCGGTGCGAGCACTTCGTCGGCGCGAACAGCTGCGCATCGCGATGGCTGCCATCCTCGGCTCGGTCACGATCGAGGAGATCGCCGAGGCGCTGACCACCATCACCGACGTCACGATCCAGGCCACGCTGCGGGCGGTGCGGCGCGAGATCGTGCCGGCCGAGGACTCCGCCCTCGATTTCTCGGTGATCGCGATGGGCCGCTTCGGCGGAGCCGAGCTGGGTTTCGGGTCGGACGCCGACGTCATGTACGTGTATCGCCCCAACGGCGTGGATCCGCAGCGTGCACACGAGCTCGCCCTCAAGCTCGTCTCGGCGCTGCGCACCCACTCCGAGGATCAGCGCGTGCCGCTCGAGCTGGACGCCGACCTGCGGCCGGAGGGCCGCAACGGGCCCATGGCGCGCTCGCTCGACGCGTACGCCGAGTACTACCGGCGGTGGGCGCTCCCCTGGGAGGCGCAGGCCCTTCTGCGCGCGCGCGGCGTCGCCGGCAGCGTCAAGCTGATCGGCGATTTCATCGCCCTCGCCGACCAGGTTCGCTACCCGAGCGCGGTCGAGCCGAACGCCGTGCGCGAGATCAAGCGCATCAAGGCCCGTGTCGAGAGCGAGCGGCTGCCGCAGGGGGTGGACCCGTCGCGGCACCTCAAACTCGGCCCTGGCTCGCTCAGCGACGTGGAGTGGCTCGTGCAGCTGCTGCAGCTGCAGCACGCGCATGCCGTACCCGGGCTGCGCACGACGTCGACGCTCGGCGCGCTCCGCGCCGCCGCGGACGCCGGGCTGGTGCCCGCCAACGCGGCCGGCCGCCTCGCCGAGGCGTGGCGGCTCGCGAGCCGCCTGCGGTCGGCCAACACGCTGCTCTCGGGGCAGACGAGCGACGTCCTGCCCGTGGACCGCAAGAAGCTCGACGGGATCGGCCGCCTCCTCGAGTACCCCCCGCGCTCGGCGACGCAGGTCGAGGAGGACTACCTCGGCACCACGCGTCGCGCGCGCCGCGTGTTCGAGAAGCTCTTCTACGGCTAGCGACGGATGCCGCGCCGCGGCGTCGTGCGGCGGGCCGCGGCATCCGTCGGCGAACGCGAAGGGGCCCCGGGTCGAAACCCGGGGCCCCTTCGCTGCCGGAAACCGTCAGACGCCGAAGTACAGCTCGTACTCGAACGGGTGCGGACGTGCGTTGATCGGCTGGATCTCGTTCTCGATCTTGTACTCGATCCAAGTCTCGATCAGCTCGGGCGTGAACACGTTGCCGCGCGTCAGGAACTCCTGGTCGGCGCGGAGCGCCTCGAGCGAGTCGAGCAGCGAGTTCGGCACCTGCGGGATGTTCTTCGCCTCCTCGGGGGGAAGCTCGTAAAGGTCCTTGTCAACGGGCTCGTGCGGCTCGATGCGGTTGATGATGCCGTCGATGCCGGCCATCAGCTGGGCGGCGAACGCGAGATACGGGTTGCCCGAGGAGTCCGGCGCACGGAACTCGATGCGCTTGGCCTTCGGGTTGGATCCGGTGATCGGGATGCGGATCGCCGCGGAGCGGTTGCCGGCCGAGTACACGAGGTTGACCGGAGCCTCGTAGCCCTTCACCAGGCGCTTGTACGAGTTGAGCGTGGGGTTGGTGAACGCCAGGACCGCCGGCGCGTGCGCCAGCAGCCCGCCGATGTACCAGCGGGCGGTGTCGGAGAGCTGCGCGTAGCCCTTCTCGTCGAAGAACAGCGGCTTGCCGTCCAGCCACAGCGACTGGTGCGTGTGCATGCCCGAGCCGTTGTCGCCGAACAGCGGCTTCGGCATGAAGGTCGCGACCTTGCCCCACTCGTTGGCGACGTTCTTGACGATGTACTTGAACTTCAGGATGTCGTCGGCCGCGTGCACCATCGTGTCGAAGCGGTAGTTGATCTCCTGCTGGCCGCCGGTGCCCACCTCATGGTGCGCGCGCTCGAGGTGCAGCCCCGACTCGATGAGCCGCAAGCTGATGTCGTCACGCAGGTCGGCGGTCTTGTCGACCGGCGACACCGGGAAGTAGCCGCCCTTGTACGGCGTCTTGTTGGCGAGGTTGCCGCCGTCCTCGACGCGACCCGAGTTCCAGGCGCCCTCCTCGGAGTCCACGGAGTAGAAGCTCGAGTTCTGCTTCACCTCGTAGCGGACGTCGTCGAAGATGTAGAACTCGGCCTCGGGGGCGAAGAACGCGGTGTCGGCGATGCCCGTGGAGGCGAGGTACTTCTCGGCCTTCTTCGCGACCTGGCGCGGGTCCTTGTGGTAGATCTCACCGGTGCGCGGGTTGTAGATGTCGAAGACCATGACGAGGGTCTTCGCCTCGCGGAACGGGTCGAGGAACCCCGTCGACACATCCGGGATCAGCTGCATGTCCGATTCGTGGATGTTCGCGAATCCCCGGATCGAGGAGCCGTCGAACAGCTGGCCGACCGTGAAGAACTCCTCATCGACGGTGGAGGCCGGGATGTTGAAGTGCTGCTGCACGCCAGGAAGGTCCGTGAACCGGATGTCGAGGAACTTGACGTCCTCGTCCTTGATGAACTTCAGCACCTCGGATGAATCTTTGAACATGAAGACTCCAGAGGTAGGGCATTCGGGAACGCCCGCGCACGGCGCGGACTTGCTGGCACGCTATCGGCAGGGGATTGCCCGGCAGTGTCACCTATGTTTCCGGCATGTTACGGGCGGCTGGATACGCTGGAGCGTGTGACACAGAGCGCACAGGACTATCCGGGCGAGCGCCTCGGGCTGCCCCGCGAGGGCAGCGGATCCATCGGACGACTCGGCCGCCGCGTGGGCGCGCTGTTCGTCGACTACGGAGCGGCGTACCTCATCTCGGGTTTC comes from Microbacterium cremeum and encodes:
- a CDS encoding FAD-dependent oxidoreductase, producing MRIVVVGGVAGGMSCAARARRLDESAEIIVIERGEYVSYANCGLPYFVGGEIADPAKLLVQTPQSLRAALDLDVRTRHEVTGLDPRERVLTVHTPEGIERISYDALVLAPGAQAARPPIPGLDSPRVRSLRTVDDALALREQVEEGARRAVVLGAGFIGIEAAEALARQGLDVTVVELADHVLPPLERELAALVSDELHALGIDTRIGIAATGIQPGAGHDLVALGDGTQLPAELIVLSVGVRPDTTAFEAAGVRCERSAIVVDEHGRTSVPGIWAVGDATVSTDAVTGDRRPVALAGPANRAGRLVADDILRPGTARPIPHPVGTAIVRIGSLTAALTGANRAALDAAGSVYRTIHLHPNQHAGYFPGASQLHLIVHFRESDGLLLGAQAVGAQGVDKRIDVLATAIRAGMTVEDLIDLDLAYSPPYGQAKDPVNLAGMLGENVRTGTLALWYAQDVDRILAEAFVLDTRSRAEFATGHLPGALNIPHTELRERLGEVRTASEGRPVRVMCASGVRSAIAHRVLAQAGFDSASLSGGILTLQAALADRAAELLRFDEAMQHA
- a CDS encoding metal-sensitive transcriptional regulator, giving the protein MRTTDPEVQRRIVHRLRRARGQLDAVINAVEQEKPCRDIVTQLAAVSSALDRAGFAIVSTAMKDCLSDPDAALAEDGITTEELEKLFMMLA
- a CDS encoding zinc ribbon domain-containing protein — protein: MNASPADQRRLVEVAQLDARIRHADNARKNPPQASRVQELLSRRQELSRELSTRLGVRDDLRAELARIESDVVVVDARAARDTERLAASSNSKQAQGFESELAALARRKSDLEDAELAVMERLEAADAAVAEQEALIAATNAEGSELSAEGKRAVAEATAAFDAATRDRAAIAGTVPADLLALYERVAARSAGAALLRRRTCEGCHMVLSGTDLNALRQTPEDEVVTCPECGCILVRDEESGL
- a CDS encoding bifunctional 3'-5' exonuclease/DNA polymerase, which produces MDSADTPAWIVLGRADDTTVAALLDPTGREYAREQFAASVEAEWIAQAEARFAPRWVWHDTPRWYPSLLDRGIRVARCHDLRLCHAILRSSMLVDPGAEVRHASGWDAAPAVDSAGTAPALFTLDDASIPSGPPSDADAAIAEFARQRQAIAGSTDHGRLRLLTAAESAGALVAAEMRAAGLPWDVAEHDRILVESLGERSPSGGQPAKLAAAAARVRDALGDPAASLDSQPKLLRALHRVGVLVDSTSRWELAQQRHPVVEPLLEYKKLARLLSANGWSWVDEWVTGGRFRPVYVPGGVVTGRWASSGGGALQLPRQLREAVRADPGWRLVVADVAQLEPRVLAAMAGDLSLAAAARGRDLYAGIVESGTVATRSEAKIAMLGAMYGATTGESGRLVPRLRRAYPKAMGLVDDAARVGEDGGLVSTWLGRTSPPPSSTWSDAQSRATEAEASGADETRARRWARDRGRFTRNFVVQGTAAEWALAWLADLRTRLSAIAPVAAEASAPSSGPAFARRPHIAFFLHDEVIVHTPVEHAEAAAQAVTDAASTAGRILFGEFPIDFPLDVRVADTALKD
- the ppgK gene encoding polyphosphate--glucose phosphotransferase; this encodes MASEAARAVGVDIGGTGIKAGIVDLERGELVSDRVKVATPAGAHPPDVLAAVTEVLSTLGVEDDASVPLGVAFPAIVKNGRTLSAANVSDDWIDFEAEKFFEDGLGRDIHFANDADVAGVAEVRYGAAKGQPGLTILTTLGTGIGSALLYNGVLVPNSELGHVQRAKHGRDAEAYAAYSAMERDDLTWQQWAKRLQWYYSHIEFLFSPDLFVVGGGVSKHSDQFLHLLDLKTPIVPAVHRNNAGIIGAAALARD
- a CDS encoding SPOR domain-containing protein, translating into MSGDSEKYWYNLKTGDVEKGYESPSVDRAGPFETPEEAARAPEIMRERSRAWAEDEARDDSWGDGESGKSTRDQ
- the glnA gene encoding type I glutamate--ammonia ligase → MDKQRDFVLRTIEERGVKFVRLWFTDVIGTLKSVAIAPAEVEGAFSEGLGFDGSAIEGLTRSYESDLLAHPDPTTFQILPWRGEIDPTARMFCDITTPDGQPAVADPRHVLKRTLAKAADSGFTFYTHPEIEFYLLKSSAFGAEGPEPVDSAGYFDNVPGGTAHDFRRRSVRMLEDLGISVEFSHHEGGPGQNEIDLRYADALATADNIMTFRTVIKEVAIEQGVYATFMPKPMTGKPGSGMHTHMSLFEGDMNAFYEEGAQYQLSKVGRQFIAGLLRHANEISAVTNQFVNSYKRLWGGDEAPSFICWGHNNRSALVRVPLYKPNKGQSSRVEYRALDSAANPYLSFALMLAAGLKGIEGEYELPPEAEDNVWSLTDAERRALGYAPLPASLDHALEYMEESELVAETLGEQVFNYVLLNKRREWQEYRSQVTHFELKSNLEML
- a CDS encoding bifunctional [glutamine synthetase] adenylyltransferase/[glutamine synthetase]-adenylyl-L-tyrosine phosphorylase, coding for MSASERSGSLTPLARLGFGRLTEAEALLAELHDAAGIPRERALDGAAGAADPDEALHAVTRLARRDAGAVRQAAGHDRAWRVLWALLGASTGFGEFFLRHPAELAELADAGDVLPTDAEMRASLLDAVGAVEGFADDGGETAWVALRARYRRILARIAAYDLLSASPVDEIAAVSAALADAAGAALEASLAVARTRVSRGAAGAGLFPREDVARTRLAIIGMGKTGARELNYVSDVDVIYVAGADDAVIDELGESRVVDIATRLAVQTMRGISEIEVEPPLWEVDANLRPEGKQGALVRTLDSHLAYYERWAKSWEFQALLKARPIAGDPALAQAYLDAVQPKVWTSAARENFVDSVQRMRERVTEHIPADDVPYQIKLGPGGIRDIEFTVQLLQLVHGLTDDRIRQRGTLEALDALVDQGYIGRAEASAFSRDYRVLRLLEHRVQLRRLRRTHLMPARPEDLRVLARASGLADTGDGVWQLWESVKREVRDIHVRLFYRPLLSAVAALPADERLLSPQQAHDRLAAIGFADPAGALRHIAALTSGLSRKATIQRHLMPVMIRWFADGVDPDYGLIAFRRLSERLGDTHWFLRMLRDSSGAAESLSRVLAGSRYVGELMEWIPESAAWLDDPDLLRPRSGVALQDEARAIQTRHDTTIDAMRAVRALRRREQLRIAMAAILGSVTIEEIAEALTTITDVTIQATLRAVRREIVPAEDSALDFSVIAMGRFGGAELGFGSDADVMYVYRPNGVDPQRAHELALKLVSALRTHSEDQRVPLELDADLRPEGRNGPMARSLDAYAEYYRRWALPWEAQALLRARGVAGSVKLIGDFIALADQVRYPSAVEPNAVREIKRIKARVESERLPQGVDPSRHLKLGPGSLSDVEWLVQLLQLQHAHAVPGLRTTSTLGALRAAADAGLVPANAAGRLAEAWRLASRLRSANTLLSGQTSDVLPVDRKKLDGIGRLLEYPPRSATQVEEDYLGTTRRARRVFEKLFYG